From a single Chlamydia muridarum str. Nigg genomic region:
- a CDS encoding RNA methyltransferase produces MEFIGKNNARVKAALALKRQRARNSSYFLLEGFREIHRALISGYHCLHVFCGELISDKERDLDKELTALGIEKLPCPKEILERLSFKEHPDNFIAVFEKKRLSCQEFLRLQRKNQQPFYLIVEQAEKPGNIGALLRIADGAGVDGVILCDPVVDLYNPNVIRSSLGAVFTVPIWQASLEEVLALVREQEWKIFTTTPSTQTFYFDQNFCQPLAVVFGSEKDGLSPSWLDGSFCNIALPMLGKADSLNLSSSVAAVAYEVVRQRSR; encoded by the coding sequence ATGGAGTTTATAGGAAAAAATAATGCTCGTGTTAAAGCGGCTCTTGCTTTAAAGCGACAGCGAGCACGTAATAGTTCATACTTTTTATTAGAAGGGTTCCGCGAGATTCACCGGGCCTTGATTTCCGGGTACCATTGTTTACATGTGTTTTGCGGAGAATTGATATCTGATAAGGAGCGGGATCTTGATAAAGAGCTAACTGCTCTTGGCATCGAAAAATTACCTTGTCCTAAAGAGATATTAGAGAGGCTCTCTTTTAAGGAGCATCCGGATAATTTCATTGCTGTTTTTGAAAAAAAACGGCTCTCTTGCCAAGAGTTTTTGAGATTACAGCGCAAGAATCAGCAACCCTTTTATTTGATTGTTGAGCAAGCAGAAAAACCAGGGAATATTGGGGCATTGTTGAGAATTGCTGATGGAGCTGGAGTCGATGGAGTCATTCTTTGTGATCCCGTAGTGGATTTATATAATCCTAATGTCATTCGCTCCTCCTTAGGCGCTGTGTTCACAGTACCTATTTGGCAGGCCTCTTTGGAGGAAGTTTTGGCTCTAGTTCGTGAACAAGAGTGGAAAATTTTTACCACTACTCCATCTACTCAAACTTTTTATTTTGATCAAAATTTTTGCCAACCATTGGCTGTGGTGTTTGGCTCAGAAAAGGATGGACTTTCCCCCTCTTGGTTAGATGGAAGTTTTTGTAACATCGCTTTGCCTATGCTAGGGAAAGCGGATTCATTGAACCTCTCTTCTTCTGTTGCAGCAGTTGCTTATGAGGTTGTGCGTCAAAGAAGTAGATGA
- a CDS encoding polynucleotide adenylyltransferase PcnB: MMACNQELLSPRGLDLLSKNSHSNLTPTIFYPSDHNIDLQSFSPHALSVVRTLKKAGYEAYIVGGCIRDLLLKTEPKDFDVSTSAKPEEVKALFKNCILVGKRFRLAHIRFPNQIIEVSTFRSGSNEEDSLITKDNLWGSAEEDVLRRDFTINGLFYDPSSEVIIDYTGGVEDLKNRYLRTIGDPFLRFKQDPVRMLRLLKILSRYAFTVDPKTLEALRESRHELIKSSQPRVFEELIKVLSSGESTIFFQLASEYRILEILFPYMSKAFGLSKVLQDQTFASLTALDAKVRQRSFCLERHLLLSILLFPIVNFNVRYKYSQHPTMSIQDIFDYIKNFLTEFFADSFTSCSKKNFILTTLLLQMQYRLTPLAPLKKERNSFFNKKLLRHTYFLEALYLLEIRSQVFPKVKAPYEEWLNQYERISE, from the coding sequence ATGATGGCTTGCAACCAAGAACTTCTTTCGCCTAGAGGCTTAGATTTGCTCAGCAAAAATTCTCATTCTAATCTTACTCCTACGATATTCTATCCGTCGGACCACAATATTGATCTGCAAAGCTTCTCTCCTCATGCCCTTTCCGTTGTGAGAACTTTAAAAAAAGCTGGGTATGAGGCCTATATCGTTGGAGGATGTATTCGTGATCTCCTACTAAAAACGGAGCCTAAAGATTTCGATGTCTCTACTTCTGCCAAACCTGAAGAAGTTAAAGCCTTATTCAAAAATTGTATTCTCGTAGGCAAACGTTTTCGTTTAGCTCATATCCGCTTCCCCAATCAAATCATAGAAGTCTCTACCTTTAGATCCGGTAGTAACGAAGAAGATTCTTTAATTACAAAAGATAATCTTTGGGGATCCGCTGAAGAGGATGTACTGCGAAGAGACTTTACTATTAATGGCCTTTTCTATGATCCGAGCTCCGAAGTCATCATTGACTACACGGGAGGGGTGGAAGACTTAAAAAATCGCTATTTAAGAACCATTGGCGATCCTTTTCTCCGATTCAAACAAGACCCTGTGCGCATGCTGCGCCTATTAAAAATCTTGTCTCGCTACGCCTTTACTGTGGATCCAAAAACTCTTGAAGCTCTTCGAGAGTCTCGCCATGAGCTAATAAAAAGCTCTCAACCAAGAGTATTTGAAGAGCTTATAAAAGTATTAAGCTCCGGAGAATCCACTATTTTTTTCCAGCTAGCTTCAGAATATCGGATCTTAGAAATTCTGTTCCCTTATATGTCTAAAGCTTTTGGCTTAAGCAAAGTTCTCCAAGATCAGACTTTTGCTAGCTTAACGGCTTTGGATGCTAAAGTGCGGCAGCGTTCTTTCTGCTTAGAAAGACATCTTCTGTTGTCGATATTGTTGTTCCCTATCGTAAACTTCAATGTTCGATATAAATATAGTCAGCATCCAACAATGTCTATTCAGGATATTTTTGATTATATTAAAAACTTTTTAACAGAATTTTTTGCCGACTCTTTTACCAGCTGCTCAAAGAAAAACTTTATTTTGACAACTTTACTTTTACAGATGCAGTATAGGCTGACCCCTCTAGCTCCATTAAAAAAAGAAAGAAATTCGTTCTTCAATAAAAAGCTTTTACGCCATACCTACTTTCTTGAAGCTCTTTACTTGTTAGAAATCCGCAGTCAGGTATTTCCAAAAGTAAAAGCTCCGTATGAGGAGTGGCTCAACCAGTATGAACGAATTTCGGAGTAA
- a CDS encoding dicarboxylate/amino acid:cation symporter, which yields MKLWMKIFIGLIIGVVSGLVLEDKAVFVKPFGDIFLNLLSMVVYPLVFCSMVLGIASISDMKKLGRIGLRSLGLYLGTTAVAIGIGLAFALFFCPGRGCDLQGFNGIDFSAGQPSEINFLTAFAQVFPSNPMRSFVEGNILQIIIFALFTGIALRLAGEVARPVEQVIHGCNEIMLRMVNMIMSFAPYGVAASMAWISGNHGLTVLLQLGKFLVVYYIACICHAVLVFGGLVRLGCRRSFSGFLSSMMDAISCAVSTASSSATLPVTMRCVSKNLGVSSEISGFVLPLGATVNMNGTAIFQGMAAVFIAQAYNCPLSLTSLLLLVVTATFSAVGSAGVPGGGMITLGSVLASVGLPIQGIAVLAGIDRLRDIIGTPMNILGDSVVALYVANGEGELASPEEEEALPQNG from the coding sequence ATGAAATTATGGATGAAAATCTTTATAGGCCTAATCATCGGAGTTGTTTCTGGCTTGGTTCTAGAAGACAAAGCAGTTTTTGTTAAGCCTTTTGGGGATATATTTTTAAATCTACTGAGCATGGTGGTGTATCCTTTAGTTTTTTGCTCTATGGTTCTAGGAATTGCTTCGATTAGTGATATGAAAAAATTGGGGCGTATAGGCTTGAGAAGCCTAGGATTGTATTTAGGGACCACTGCTGTTGCGATTGGCATCGGCTTGGCCTTTGCTCTTTTCTTTTGCCCGGGGAGGGGATGCGATCTTCAGGGATTTAATGGGATAGATTTTTCTGCTGGTCAACCTAGTGAGATCAATTTTTTAACTGCATTTGCACAGGTTTTCCCTTCCAACCCCATGCGTTCTTTTGTTGAAGGAAATATTTTGCAAATCATTATATTCGCTTTATTTACAGGAATTGCCCTGCGTTTGGCAGGAGAGGTAGCTCGTCCTGTAGAACAGGTGATCCACGGATGTAACGAAATTATGTTACGAATGGTCAATATGATCATGTCTTTTGCTCCTTATGGGGTAGCAGCAAGTATGGCCTGGATATCTGGAAATCATGGGTTAACCGTTTTACTTCAATTAGGGAAGTTCCTTGTCGTCTATTATATCGCCTGTATTTGTCATGCCGTGTTGGTGTTTGGTGGTTTAGTTCGGTTGGGATGTAGACGTTCGTTCAGCGGCTTTTTGTCGTCGATGATGGACGCGATTTCTTGTGCTGTATCTACTGCAAGTAGTTCTGCAACACTACCTGTTACCATGCGTTGTGTTTCAAAAAATCTTGGTGTTTCTTCTGAAATATCGGGATTTGTGCTTCCTTTAGGAGCAACTGTAAATATGAATGGTACAGCGATTTTTCAAGGGATGGCCGCAGTGTTTATCGCTCAGGCATATAATTGCCCTCTTTCTTTAACAAGTTTGCTTCTTTTAGTTGTGACAGCAACATTTTCTGCTGTAGGCAGTGCAGGGGTTCCTGGAGGAGGAATGATTACGCTAGGTTCTGTTCTAGCCTCTGTAGGACTACCTATCCAAGGGATTGCAGTTTTAGCTGGTATTGATCGCTTACGAGATATTATCGGTACTCCTATGAACATTTTAGGAGATTCTGTTGTTGCGTTATATGTCGCTAATGGAGAAGGAGAGTTGGCTTCTCCAGAAGAAGAGGAAGCTCTTCCTCAAAATGGTTAG
- a CDS encoding riboflavin synthase subunit alpha: MFSGIIQEVARVDLIHHYGDSMEIGIFARNLVDGVPGSSIAVDGICLTLVKREFELLFFDVTEETMACTTIKNYTVGSMVNLERSVRLGDEIGGHFVSGHVCGVGTIIAVEKSYMFFKAPTNLVPYVLEKGFIAIDGISLTIAQVRGDIFSVSVIPETRARTSLGYKQVGSHVNMEPDMMTKMQVDTVMRFQAEKIGK, translated from the coding sequence ATGTTTTCAGGCATTATTCAAGAGGTAGCACGTGTAGACCTTATTCATCATTACGGGGATTCCATGGAGATAGGAATTTTTGCACGTAATCTAGTAGATGGGGTTCCGGGAAGTAGTATCGCTGTTGATGGGATCTGTTTGACTTTAGTCAAAAGAGAATTCGAATTACTATTTTTTGATGTGACAGAAGAGACCATGGCTTGTACCACGATTAAAAATTACACCGTGGGGAGTATGGTGAATTTAGAGCGTTCTGTTCGATTAGGGGATGAAATAGGTGGGCATTTTGTTTCTGGTCATGTCTGTGGTGTGGGTACCATCATTGCCGTAGAAAAATCTTATATGTTTTTTAAGGCTCCAACAAATTTGGTGCCTTATGTACTCGAAAAAGGCTTTATCGCTATTGATGGTATTAGTTTGACGATCGCTCAGGTAAGGGGAGATATCTTTTCCGTCAGCGTGATTCCTGAAACTCGAGCTCGGACTTCTTTGGGTTACAAACAGGTTGGTTCTCACGTAAATATGGAGCCCGATATGATGACAAAAATGCAGGTGGATACAGTTATGCGGTTCCAGGCCGAAAAGATAGGCAAATGA
- the lpxB gene encoding lipid-A-disaccharide synthase, translating into MFPQKITLWLYPLGLFANLFFGTAFCVQWFLIKKRGCSFVPKIFWHLSCSGAVLMICHGFIQSQYPIALLHSFNLIIYFRNLNIASSTPLPISKIVSLLVVSATAITLSFAIGTQYLPHMTWMASPNILHLNLPEANFLWQLIGCIGLTIFSLRFFIQWFYLEYKNQSSLPTPFWKASLVGGSICLIYFLRTGDIVNVLCYGCGLFPSLANLRIASREAIQKPFSCSCFISAGEHSGDTLGGNLLKEIHAKYPDIHCFGVGGPQMRAQNFCTLFSMEKFQISGFWEVLLALPKLWYRRRILYKTILKRNPQAVICIDFPDFHFLLIKKLRSLGYKGKIVHYVCPSIWAWRPSRKTTLEKYLDLLLLILPFEQKLFKDSPLRTVYIGHPLSETIKLFCPKQNWKERLHLPTDKPFVAAFPGSRHSDILRNLTIQVQAFQASDFASTHHLLVSSANPAYDHLILEILQQNRCLHSNIVPSQFRYELMRECDCALAKCGTIVLETALNLTPTIVTCQLRPLDTFLAKYIFNIILPAYSLPNIILGRTIFPEFIGGKKDFRYEDVAAALNILKTSQAQEKQKNACKDVYQAINESASTIKECLPFIFEASY; encoded by the coding sequence ATGTTTCCCCAGAAAATCACGCTTTGGTTATACCCTTTAGGACTTTTTGCTAATCTTTTCTTTGGTACAGCCTTTTGTGTGCAGTGGTTCTTAATTAAGAAGAGGGGCTGTTCTTTTGTTCCTAAAATTTTCTGGCATCTGTCTTGCTCTGGCGCTGTTTTGATGATCTGCCATGGATTTATTCAAAGTCAGTATCCTATTGCGCTACTCCATTCTTTTAATCTCATTATTTATTTCCGGAACCTTAACATAGCTTCCTCAACCCCGCTCCCCATCTCCAAAATAGTCTCATTGTTGGTCGTTTCTGCAACAGCCATTACTCTATCTTTTGCAATTGGCACACAGTACCTTCCACACATGACGTGGATGGCTTCTCCAAACATTTTACACTTAAATCTTCCGGAAGCTAATTTTTTGTGGCAACTCATAGGCTGCATTGGATTGACTATCTTTTCCTTAAGATTTTTTATCCAATGGTTCTACCTAGAATACAAAAACCAATCCTCTTTACCTACTCCTTTCTGGAAAGCTAGTTTGGTAGGAGGATCCATCTGTCTCATTTACTTTTTACGGACTGGAGACATTGTCAATGTCTTGTGCTATGGATGTGGCTTATTCCCTTCCCTAGCGAACCTTCGCATAGCTTCTCGAGAAGCTATCCAAAAACCGTTTAGCTGCAGTTGCTTCATCTCCGCAGGAGAACATAGCGGAGATACTTTAGGAGGAAATTTATTAAAAGAAATCCATGCAAAATATCCTGATATTCACTGCTTTGGCGTAGGAGGCCCGCAAATGCGGGCGCAAAACTTTTGCACGCTTTTTTCTATGGAAAAATTTCAAATCAGTGGATTTTGGGAAGTTCTTCTTGCCCTACCCAAACTATGGTATAGACGCCGTATTCTGTATAAAACGATTCTTAAAAGAAATCCTCAAGCTGTTATCTGCATTGACTTCCCTGATTTTCATTTTTTATTAATAAAAAAACTCCGTTCTCTCGGATATAAAGGGAAAATCGTCCACTATGTGTGCCCTAGCATATGGGCTTGGAGACCATCAAGGAAAACTACTTTAGAAAAGTATTTGGACCTTCTTCTTTTAATACTTCCTTTCGAACAAAAATTATTCAAAGATTCTCCCCTTCGTACGGTATACATAGGGCATCCTCTCTCAGAAACTATCAAACTTTTCTGCCCTAAGCAGAATTGGAAAGAACGGCTCCATCTTCCAACCGATAAACCCTTTGTCGCTGCCTTTCCGGGTAGCCGTCACAGTGATATTCTGCGCAATCTTACGATTCAGGTACAAGCTTTTCAAGCATCAGATTTTGCATCCACACATCATTTACTTGTATCGTCCGCGAATCCTGCGTATGACCATCTCATTCTAGAAATCCTACAACAAAATCGCTGTTTGCATAGCAATATTGTTCCTTCTCAATTTCGATATGAACTAATGAGGGAGTGTGATTGTGCTCTTGCTAAATGCGGAACCATTGTTTTAGAAACAGCTCTTAATCTTACTCCAACAATAGTTACCTGCCAACTCCGCCCTCTAGATACGTTTTTAGCGAAATACATATTCAATATTATCCTCCCAGCCTACTCTCTCCCCAATATTATTCTAGGAAGAACCATTTTCCCAGAGTTTATAGGAGGCAAAAAAGATTTTCGGTATGAGGATGTCGCTGCTGCTCTGAACATTCTTAAAACATCTCAAGCTCAAGAAAAACAAAAAAATGCCTGTAAGGATGTTTATCAGGCAATAAACGAATCTGCATCGACTATAAAAGAGTGCCTTCCTTTCATATTTGAAGCTTCTTATTAA
- the nrdR gene encoding transcriptional regulator NrdR: protein MLCPFCNHGELKVIDSRNSPEANAIKRRRECLRCSQRFTTFETVELTIQVLKRDGRYENFQEAKLINGLKAASSHTRIGQEQVQAIASNIKQDLLGKQNREISTKEIGELVMKYLKKADMIAYIRFACVYRRFRDVGELMEVLLSATPDGEK from the coding sequence ATGCTATGCCCATTTTGTAACCATGGAGAGCTTAAAGTTATTGACTCTCGAAACTCCCCTGAGGCGAACGCAATTAAACGCCGCCGCGAATGTTTACGATGTAGTCAAAGATTCACCACCTTTGAAACTGTCGAATTAACGATACAGGTGTTAAAACGGGATGGTCGCTATGAAAACTTCCAAGAAGCTAAGCTGATAAATGGACTTAAAGCTGCTTCCAGTCACACAAGAATCGGGCAAGAACAAGTACAAGCTATAGCCTCCAATATCAAACAAGATCTACTTGGAAAACAAAATCGAGAAATTTCTACCAAAGAAATAGGTGAACTAGTAATGAAATATCTAAAAAAAGCAGATATGATTGCGTACATTAGGTTCGCCTGCGTTTATAGAAGATTTAGAGATGTAGGAGAGCTCATGGAAGTTTTATTATCTGCAACCCCAGACGGTGAAAAATAA
- the lspA gene encoding signal peptidase II, with protein MTTRSLSTFLTSFLLVSLDWVSKLVVLLKSCQLSPHSPALLYSYVWGHFSFLIVPSFNEGAAFGLFAQYKIPLLIFRVFVILCLFLFLGIKFRSLHIRTRIALTLILAGALGNVGDILFHGKVVDFLSINYYSWSFPSFNLADAFISLGTLLLVGHLYFSKEDKKYF; from the coding sequence ATGACGACCCGCTCTCTATCGACCTTCCTCACCTCTTTTCTCCTAGTCTCTCTTGATTGGGTCTCAAAACTAGTTGTGTTACTAAAGAGCTGTCAGCTCTCCCCCCACTCCCCTGCTTTACTTTATAGCTATGTGTGGGGACATTTCTCTTTTCTCATTGTGCCCTCTTTCAATGAGGGAGCGGCCTTTGGCCTATTTGCTCAATACAAAATACCCCTGCTCATTTTCAGAGTTTTCGTTATCTTATGTCTTTTTTTATTCTTAGGAATTAAATTTAGATCTTTACATATTAGAACGCGAATCGCTTTAACCCTAATTCTTGCAGGAGCTCTGGGTAACGTTGGAGACATCTTATTTCATGGTAAGGTGGTCGATTTCCTCTCTATTAACTACTATTCTTGGAGTTTCCCCTCCTTCAATTTAGCAGATGCTTTCATCTCCCTTGGCACTCTCCTCCTTGTCGGGCATCTGTATTTCAGCAAAGAAGATAAAAAATATTTTTAA
- a CDS encoding TraR/DksA family transcriptional regulator has protein sequence MPLTDEEIADFKTRLLEMKAKLSHTLEGNAQEVKKPNEATGYSQHQADQGTDTFDRTISLEVTTKEYKLLRQIDRALEKIEESSYGICDVSGEEIPLARLMAIPYATMTVKSQEKFEKGLLSGN, from the coding sequence ATGCCCCTAACGGACGAAGAAATAGCCGATTTTAAAACACGTCTTCTAGAAATGAAGGCAAAATTGTCTCATACTTTAGAAGGAAACGCCCAAGAAGTTAAAAAACCTAATGAAGCAACTGGGTATTCCCAACACCAAGCAGATCAAGGCACGGATACGTTTGACCGAACCATCAGCTTGGAAGTGACAACTAAAGAATATAAACTTCTTAGACAGATTGATCGCGCCTTAGAAAAAATAGAAGAATCCTCTTATGGTATTTGCGATGTGAGTGGAGAGGAAATTCCATTAGCAAGATTAATGGCAATTCCTTACGCTACAATGACTGTAAAATCACAAGAAAAATTCGAAAAAGGCCTTCTTTCCGGAAACTAG
- a CDS encoding class I SAM-dependent methyltransferase: MMDYELLDSGDGKKLERFKDVVLIRPSATAIWPKTSPALWKQYSAEFVRVGEKGEWKYRNSHLKEWWITIDSVSCLLKLTPFGHVGIFPEHATFWQDLSPSLSKPSCKVLNLFAYTGASSIFCAQQGAAVYHVDASKAAVKWAQKNVEGNSFSEKRIFWIIEDVFSFLKKEIRRGKTYDVILLDPPTYGRGPDGETFKIDRDFFPLLEACSQLLSSSFSHMLITSHTPGHTPEFLHCLAKRALPMLSSQKWRLGENFCGEGDQRLPSGVFAQWSL; the protein is encoded by the coding sequence ATGATGGATTACGAATTATTAGATAGCGGGGATGGTAAGAAACTTGAGCGATTTAAGGATGTTGTTTTAATTCGTCCTTCTGCTACGGCTATTTGGCCAAAAACTTCACCAGCTTTGTGGAAACAATATTCTGCTGAGTTTGTTCGTGTTGGGGAGAAAGGAGAGTGGAAATACCGCAATTCACATCTTAAGGAATGGTGGATAACTATTGATTCTGTGTCATGCTTGTTGAAGCTTACTCCCTTTGGTCATGTGGGGATTTTCCCTGAGCATGCTACATTCTGGCAAGATCTAAGCCCCTCTTTATCGAAGCCTTCTTGTAAGGTCTTGAATTTATTTGCTTATACTGGAGCTTCTTCTATTTTTTGTGCCCAGCAGGGGGCTGCTGTCTATCATGTAGATGCTTCTAAGGCTGCTGTAAAATGGGCTCAAAAAAATGTGGAAGGGAATTCTTTTTCAGAAAAAAGAATTTTTTGGATCATAGAAGATGTTTTTTCATTTCTAAAAAAAGAAATTCGTAGGGGAAAAACCTATGATGTGATTCTTTTGGACCCCCCAACTTATGGACGAGGTCCTGATGGAGAAACCTTTAAAATAGATCGGGATTTTTTCCCATTATTGGAGGCCTGTTCACAGCTGCTTTCTAGTTCTTTTTCGCATATGTTGATTACTTCGCATACGCCAGGACATACCCCTGAATTTTTGCATTGCTTAGCTAAAAGGGCGCTTCCTATGCTTTCTTCCCAAAAATGGCGGTTGGGAGAGAATTTTTGTGGTGAGGGAGATCAACGGTTGCCTTCGGGAGTTTTTGCGCAATGGAGTTTATAG
- the lpxK gene encoding tetraacyldisaccharide 4'-kinase, whose product MRFSFLSGIRDLFRHFIISAASGALSDRLGWVWGAIAKVFSGSVWLRYKIAKPPHQVQATVVSVGNIVVGGTGKTPLVLWLAQALNERGISCAVLSRGYKGKCSQRKSFTIVDPALHTAACVGDEPLLLAKHLPAGTVRIQKDRKALAEKSAGAFDVLLLDDGFQCNRLHKDVEIVLVNGSDPFGGRAFFPKGRLRDFPERLAKANYVIVNGKCSPSDQRELDLLNPAAKILVEPQISEIVWLNKSANMPRDHWEGLGVGVFCGLGFPKGFLTMLRNAGIHVLGTHLLPDHSGITKQELELFCKKIILRQGVGILCTEKDSVKIEAFAEEMSLPIGEVRMRFSCVCNEERMVAMLDAIEAIQKNKKVTT is encoded by the coding sequence ATGAGATTTAGTTTCTTGTCTGGAATTCGAGACCTTTTCCGTCATTTCATCATCTCTGCGGCTTCTGGGGCTTTGTCTGATCGTTTGGGCTGGGTTTGGGGAGCTATTGCCAAGGTGTTTTCCGGTTCCGTTTGGCTGCGATATAAGATTGCAAAACCTCCTCATCAGGTACAGGCCACGGTTGTAAGCGTAGGGAATATTGTTGTCGGAGGGACTGGAAAGACACCCTTGGTACTGTGGTTAGCGCAGGCTTTAAATGAGAGGGGGATTTCTTGCGCTGTTTTATCAAGAGGGTACAAAGGGAAGTGTAGCCAAAGGAAGTCGTTTACTATTGTAGATCCCGCGCTACATACAGCGGCATGTGTTGGTGATGAGCCATTGCTTTTAGCCAAGCATTTGCCAGCGGGAACTGTGAGAATACAAAAAGACCGTAAAGCTCTTGCTGAAAAAAGTGCAGGGGCCTTCGATGTATTGTTATTAGACGATGGTTTTCAATGCAATCGTCTTCATAAGGATGTAGAGATTGTATTGGTGAATGGATCGGATCCTTTTGGTGGAAGAGCCTTTTTCCCAAAAGGGAGGCTACGGGACTTTCCAGAAAGATTAGCTAAGGCGAATTACGTAATTGTTAACGGTAAGTGCTCACCATCCGATCAGCGTGAGTTAGATCTATTAAACCCTGCAGCCAAAATTCTTGTTGAACCGCAGATTTCGGAAATTGTGTGGTTGAACAAGTCTGCAAATATGCCTCGAGATCATTGGGAAGGTTTAGGAGTAGGGGTTTTTTGTGGTTTAGGTTTTCCTAAAGGGTTTTTGACTATGTTGAGAAATGCGGGAATCCATGTTTTAGGGACGCATTTATTGCCGGATCATTCGGGAATAACAAAACAAGAGTTAGAACTTTTTTGTAAGAAAATTATTTTGCGCCAAGGAGTTGGTATCCTATGCACAGAAAAGGATAGCGTAAAAATAGAAGCTTTCGCTGAGGAAATGTCATTGCCAATAGGAGAAGTCCGTATGCGGTTTTCTTGTGTGTGTAATGAAGAACGAATGGTAGCCATGTTGGATGCAATAGAAGCCATCCAGAAGAATAAGAAGGTGACTACATGA
- a CDS encoding AGCS family amino acid carrier protein produces MNTFLSFLTAFDDFIWSYVAFILILSLGVVFTYKSNFAQFTQLPSFFKLFYRFSKESSSTQKDLKKGVHPLKVFFASAGGNIGIGNVVGVVTAASVGGPGALFWVWIAGILGSIVKYSEVYLGIKFRQSDAHGVYHGGPMFFLDKAYKTRIVSIIVAILLCIYGVEIYQFSVITNTLTSCWNVPKIISIASLLFLVIFAVQGGLQRIGKICSLVLPFFMLIYCGMAFYILAHEIHTLPTLFSSIFRSAFTGHGAIGGFAGCTVASTIRQGLSRAAYSGDIGIGFDSIIQSETSATNPQTQAQLSIVGVVVDNLVCTLSLLIVLASGVWHRVGLEGSEVVEQALSSYFPYIRIFLPAFLFATGYTTIISYFLVGKKCANFICGNKGSKFYTCYGILALPAFCFLPQDTALLVMSVSGALLLCINLFGVFLMRKELVFPKKAEETLEVSGSSFSS; encoded by the coding sequence ATGAACACGTTTCTATCTTTTTTGACAGCTTTTGATGACTTTATTTGGTCATATGTAGCGTTTATTTTAATCCTTTCGCTCGGAGTCGTGTTCACGTACAAATCGAATTTCGCACAATTCACGCAGCTTCCTTCATTTTTTAAACTGTTCTATCGATTCTCGAAGGAGTCTTCGTCTACACAGAAAGATCTGAAGAAAGGTGTTCATCCATTAAAAGTTTTTTTCGCTTCCGCTGGAGGAAATATTGGTATAGGGAACGTTGTTGGGGTAGTCACTGCTGCTAGTGTCGGAGGCCCTGGAGCGCTCTTTTGGGTCTGGATAGCAGGGATTCTTGGATCTATCGTTAAATACTCTGAAGTTTATCTAGGAATTAAATTCCGCCAATCCGACGCACATGGTGTGTATCACGGAGGACCCATGTTCTTCCTTGATAAGGCCTATAAAACCCGTATTGTCTCCATCATTGTGGCCATTCTTCTCTGTATCTATGGAGTGGAGATTTACCAATTTTCGGTGATTACAAACACTTTAACCTCCTGCTGGAACGTTCCTAAAATTATTTCTATCGCCTCCCTTCTTTTCTTAGTTATTTTTGCTGTGCAAGGAGGTCTGCAACGAATAGGGAAAATCTGTTCCTTAGTTTTACCCTTCTTCATGTTGATTTACTGCGGAATGGCTTTTTACATCTTAGCTCATGAAATCCATACCCTTCCAACGCTTTTCTCAAGCATCTTCCGTTCCGCCTTTACAGGTCATGGCGCTATTGGAGGATTTGCTGGCTGCACCGTTGCATCCACTATTCGCCAAGGGCTCTCTAGAGCTGCCTATTCGGGAGACATCGGTATTGGGTTTGATTCCATTATCCAAAGCGAGACATCGGCTACAAATCCCCAGACACAAGCTCAACTCAGCATTGTCGGAGTTGTTGTAGATAATCTTGTCTGTACATTAAGTCTTCTCATCGTCCTCGCTTCTGGTGTTTGGCACAGAGTAGGCCTGGAGGGATCTGAGGTTGTGGAACAAGCCCTTTCCTCATATTTCCCCTATATTCGTATATTCCTTCCTGCATTCCTTTTTGCGACAGGATATACAACGATTATTTCTTACTTCCTTGTAGGGAAGAAATGCGCGAATTTTATTTGCGGTAACAAAGGATCTAAATTCTATACCTGTTATGGTATTTTAGCTTTGCCAGCTTTCTGCTTTCTACCACAAGATACGGCATTACTCGTTATGTCTGTCTCAGGGGCATTGTTGCTATGCATCAATCTATTCGGAGTTTTTTTAATGCGAAAAGAACTCGTCTTCCCCAAAAAAGCTGAGGAAACTCTTGAAGTATCTGGATCCTCTTTCTCTTCTTAG